Proteins encoded together in one Rana temporaria chromosome 6, aRanTem1.1, whole genome shotgun sequence window:
- the LOC120943790 gene encoding gamma-crystallin 2-like, which produces MLINMGKIIFYEDRDFQGRSHECNSDHSDLQSFFSRCNSARVLNGCWVIYERPGYSGSQYYLKRGDYSDYQNWMGYNDSIKSCRIIPQYGGSYRIRLHEKEDFQGEMMEFSEDCPHVFEKFHHHDIHSCKVLDGYWIFYEQPNYRGRQYYLKPGDYKRFSNWGGLNGRVSSFRRVINVI; this is translated from the exons ATGCTGATAAACATGGGGAAA aTCATCTTCTATGAGGATAGGGACTTCCAAGGGCGTTCCCATGAATGTAATAGTGACCATAGTGACTTGCAGTCTTTTTTCAGTAGGTGTAATTCAGCTCGAGTGTTAAATGGTTGCTGGGTAATTTATGAGCGTCCAGGTTACTCCGGTTCTCAGTATTACCTTAAACGCGGAGACTACTCAGACTATCAAAACTGGATGGGATATAATGACTCCATTAAGTCCTGCCGCATAATTCCTCAG TATGGTGGTTCTTACAGAatcaggctgcatgaaaaagaaGACTTTCAGGGAGAGATGATGGAATTCAGTGAAGATTGTCCTcacgtttttgaaaaattccacCACCATGATATTCATTCTTGCAAAGTGCTTGATGGATACTGGATATTCTATGAACAGCCCAACTACAGAGGACGCCAGTATTACCTGAAACCTGGAGATTATAAAAGATTCAGTAACTGGGGTGGATTAAATGGGAGAGTGAGTTCTTTCCGTCGTGTAATTAATGTCATCTAG